TGGCTATTTACGGAGCGGGAAGGGCAGGATTGCAAACTGCGATCGCCCTTTTATCAGGCCCTGAGTATCGTCCCGTTGCATTTTTTGATGACAATGAGGAGTTAAGAGGAAGAAACGTTGCTGGCATTCGTGTTCATGATCCCGAAGACGCTCTTGAGGTCATGGCTGTTAATAATTGCCGACAACTACTCATTGCGATGCCTTCGGCGACACGAACTCGCCGCAAGGAAATCATTCAAAAATTTGAAGGAAAAGACGTTGTATTAAAAACTCTTCCTGGTATGGGGGAATTGGTTAATGGGCGCGTGCGTATCGAAGACATCCGTGATGTTGGTGTCGAGGATCTTTTAGGAAGAGATCCCGTTCCGCCGTTCCAAGATCTCATTGCAAGTTGCATTTTAGATCGCAGTGTTTTGGTGACGGGAGCTGGTGGTTCCATCGGTTCAGAGTTGTGTCGTCAAATCGTTCAGAACGGTCCAAAGCAAATTATTCTCTTCGAGCAGAACGAATTTGCTTTGTACAAAATCGAACAAGAGCTGCGAAAAAACTACGCTTATCTTGAAATTCACTCTGTTCTTGGAGACGTTCTAAATAAAGAACATCTTTTAAAAACAATGAACCAATATCGCGTGCAAACTGTTTATCATGCGGCTGCGTATAAGCACGTTCCGCTTGTGGAAGCGAATATTATTCCCGGTGTCAGAAACAATGTGTTTGGAACGCTCACCGTCGCTCAAGCTAGTATTGAAAGCGGTGTAGAAAACTTTGTTCTAATTTCAACAGATAAAGCTGTGCGACCGACGAATGTAATGGGCGCATCTAAGCGTTTATCCGAGCTGGTTCTGCAAGCCATTGCAAAGTCAGAGAAAAATCCAACGCGATTTACGATGGTTCGCTTTGGAAATGTTTTAGGCTCTTCGGGTTCAGTTGTGCCGTTATTCAAAGAGCAAATTCGTGCTGGTGGTCCCGTAACCGTAACACATCCTGAGGTTACGAGATATTTTATGACAATTCCCGAAGCTGCTCAGTTAGTTCTTCAAGCAGGGGCTATGGGTAAAGGGGGAGATGTCTTCGTACTTGATATGGGTGAGCCCGTTAAGATTGTAGATCTCGCAAAGAAAATGATTGAGCTCAGTGGTCTTGAAGTTCGGGATCCACTGACTGGAGCTGGAGATATTTCTATCGAGTACGTAGGTCTTCGTCCTGGAGAAAAATTGTATGAGGAGCTTCTCATCGGGGATAATGTTGAAAAAACCCATCATCCGCGAATTATGAGAGCTGTAGAGGGAATGATCGAAGCTTCCATCCTCTTCTCCAAATTAGAATTAATGAGGCAAGCATGTGAGGTAGGGGAGGTTGAGAAATCTAAACTACTTCTCAAAGAACTTGTCTGTGAATATAAACCTGCTTCGGAACTTATAACTTGAGAATCAAAGAGTTTAGCGGACTATTTTGTTTGAGTTTGACGACTCGTACTTCATTGGGTTCTTTGGTAAACAGGAAAAAGTTAATACCTCGCAGCAATCGGTAAACATATTTATTTTAATGCTTCCGCCGAATATCATTAAAAGGAAACTTCCGGAGGCACACCTTGAAACAAATTACAAAAATCTTGGGACCTGCTCTAATGAAACCAACAACATCTTCGATGGGATTTTGGTTGGCGTTTGGGCCCGGTCCATTCGAAGACGTTAAAGTTGAAATAAAAATTGAGGGATCGGCAAACCTTATTAAGTTTCAGCGTCTTGAAAATTCTGTTTACAATGTTTTTATAACCAATGTCGACAGGTTGAATCCCGGCACTAAATATCGATACGAAATCTTCATAAACGGTGAGCTTCTTCCGAATGTAACAAAAGAGGGATACAGCTTTAAAACTCTAAGTGGAGTTGAAAATAGTAACCGCTTCGCTCTTGTAAGCTGTCATGGTGTCGATACCTGGGAAGAAAGAATCACAAAGGAAAAAGCTTCTGTCGGAAGTACCTTCAATATGTGGAATGTGCTCGCGGAGAGGGTAGAAAAAGACGATGTAGATTTTGTAGTGTTAGCAGGTGACCAAGTTTATATGGATAAAGCTTTCGAGGGAAAGCTTGCGAACGCAAATTCAGAATCAATCTATGATGTATACTACAAGTTTTGGAGTGATCCTGCATATCTGAGAGTTATTTCCCGAATCCCGTCATTTCTGATGTGGGATGATCATGATCTTCTAGATGGCTTCGGTTCCCGCAATGACCAGTTTAATAAGAGTGGAAAAGAAGAAGGGATCTTTAGTGAATATCGAAAAAAACTCACTCAGGCTTTTTATGAAATGCAGGCTGTTCGTAATCCAAGCAAAATAAAATTTAAAGTAGGCGAAATTCAAAACTTCTCTACATCTGTGGAGGTTAATGGCGATCACTTCCATATCTTGGATTTACGATCCGAAAGAAATAGTTTTCAGGGTATCCTTATGGGAGATGACGCTTGGACTCAACTCGAGGAAAGGACTTCTCGTACAAAAAATGGGAAGCGTCACTTCTTCGTTTCTCCAGTGACCTATTTCCGAATGGATGAATACACGGAAGGGAATATTGCAGAGTTTGCAAACTACCTTTGGAATACTTTGCGTTGGATTGAGAAATTGCCCGGAAGTCGTTTGATTAAGGCTCTTGTGTGGTTTTCCTTTTTTGCTATGTTGTTCCTTTCAACTCAAATTCCATCGAAGGCCGGGGCCCATTTTGGATCTTCAATAGTTCTTTTTTTTCTAGCGTTGTTTTTTCTGATTAGTGAGTATTTTCGTAATAATAAAAAGAACTCCAAAACAGTGCATAAACTTATGATGTTCGCAGGAGGAATTTTCGGGGGGCTGGCTTCGGCGGCGATACTTCTAAATCTAATGCGCGAGAATGCATGGTATTCAGTTGGTGATTACTTACAAGAATTTAAGAGTGTCATTCCAAATGTGTTCTTGGATAACTGGGAGGTTTTAGCGGCGGCTTTGTCTCTTGTTGTTGGTGGTTATGTGGTGTCTTTGTTAAATAAATCTAAGTGGCCCAAGCTTCGTGCAATTGTGTTGGCGCTTCTAGCACTGGGCACCGTTGCGGCTCTTGCGTGGACTGGATTCCCTGACAGAGAACCGCAGTGGGGACACTTAATAAACACAGTGGCTTTGTTGTTGAGTTTATTTTATCTAATCGTGGCCTTTCTTGAGTCTCTTAACTTGTTAGACGAAGCTGCGGGAATTGACGATGACGTTAAAGATGGCTGGAGTTCCGAGGTTAATAGAGGGGAGTTACATAAATTTTTGAAACTCATTTTAGATAGAAAAGGAAAAATCATCCCCTATATTTTATCCGGAGATATTCACACAGGTGGGCTTTCTATGGTGTCGGCAAAATCTAAGGACAGTGTTGTGCGAATTCCGCAAATTGTATCTTCTCCGATAACCTATGAGCCGATGAATCACAGAGCAGAGATGTTGACGACAACAAAAGAAATTAGAGAGCCTCAAGTTGGTGATTTAACGATGGAAGCCTTCAATATCTTTTATCGTTCTGAAAGAAATTTTGCGATTATAGACTGCGGCAGCAGAGATGGTGGGATTAAAGTTGAATTTTATTTTGAAGATATGGTCGCTCAGAAGATGGGACCGCTTGGTTGTCAATGCGGTCCGAAGGGAATAGTAGGGATTGGTGCTTTACGGGAAGTTACGCTCTTAGAGCAGTGACAGTCTCTTTGAATGCTGGGTAGACTTTATCACGTGCTTGAAGTTTTTCGACGTACTGCTGTAGTCCCAGCTTTGCAATATTCACTAAAACAGAGCGAGGATATTTATCCGATGAAAGAGCTGAGATGACAGAATCAGCATTTCCTTCTAAATCCTCAAAAACATGCTCCGAAATGGCTTCGTGAATAGCAACTGAGGAAACTGCGTTCGAGGAAAGAGCGTGAACGGCTTCATAAAGGCCAAGAAGTCGTCGACCTGTTTTTTTAGTTGCGACCTCTTTGATTTTTTTATCCAGATTCAAAGAGATGGTGTTTTCGGCGACCCCGGCACATTGAGCAATAAACTTCTGAGAGCAGTTCAGTGCCTGTTCTAGACTGTTTACGATATCTTTGACGGTAAGCTCATTATTCATTTTTGCCATTTCCTACCTCTAAGGTTTATGGATATATACATAATAACGGTATTTTTATCCAAAAATTTAGCTTTTTATTGATTTTTTAGCACAAAGTATCATGAAATAATTGCAAATCTAGACGAAAATCGGTACTATGTGTCAATAACGTATGCACAAGTGAGTCGTTAGGCGAGTTTATCTCAGTATAGGACGTATTATGTGGAAAAAGGCTTATTCTGCCGATTTGAAAGTGGAGCTTCTGCGATTGCAAAAGGGGAATAAAAAAGAGAAGCAGAGGTATGAAAATGCCCTAAAGGCAGTGTCGGCCGTGCTGCTTGATCCTGAAAATAGAGATGACTATAAGAAAGGAACAGGTCAGTACAAGGCTGCTGATGTTTTAAGCCAATATCGTATTTTCTATGAGGTTCTAAAGCAGGAAAATATCGTTCATTTTGTCTGGATGAATGATGATAAATATATCCACGACTCAAGTAAAGACCCTGATCCTTGTTATGACCGCTTTAAAACCTTGGTGCAAACGGGCAAAATTTCACAATATGTCGCTCCGTCTCCTCCAAAGGTGTCTTTCACGCTGACTGGAGTTTGGAAAAAATC
This region of Bdellovibrio sp. BCCA genomic DNA includes:
- a CDS encoding polysaccharide biosynthesis protein, whose translation is MFQIIATLPRKYKILLMLICDVVLLPLALWSAVALRVGSFDPDVSSYLWLFFAVPFVTVPIFIRIGLYRAVIRYLDDKIIYTVIYGVTLSVLLLLAVVVMGRATALPRSSVIIYWVIAVAYIVSSRFIARGLMRSLERIEDHRQPVAIYGAGRAGLQTAIALLSGPEYRPVAFFDDNEELRGRNVAGIRVHDPEDALEVMAVNNCRQLLIAMPSATRTRRKEIIQKFEGKDVVLKTLPGMGELVNGRVRIEDIRDVGVEDLLGRDPVPPFQDLIASCILDRSVLVTGAGGSIGSELCRQIVQNGPKQIILFEQNEFALYKIEQELRKNYAYLEIHSVLGDVLNKEHLLKTMNQYRVQTVYHAAAYKHVPLVEANIIPGVRNNVFGTLTVAQASIESGVENFVLISTDKAVRPTNVMGASKRLSELVLQAIAKSEKNPTRFTMVRFGNVLGSSGSVVPLFKEQIRAGGPVTVTHPEVTRYFMTIPEAAQLVLQAGAMGKGGDVFVLDMGEPVKIVDLAKKMIELSGLEVRDPLTGAGDISIEYVGLRPGEKLYEELLIGDNVEKTHHPRIMRAVEGMIEASILFSKLELMRQACEVGEVEKSKLLLKELVCEYKPASELIT
- a CDS encoding alkaline phosphatase D family protein; its protein translation is MKQITKILGPALMKPTTSSMGFWLAFGPGPFEDVKVEIKIEGSANLIKFQRLENSVYNVFITNVDRLNPGTKYRYEIFINGELLPNVTKEGYSFKTLSGVENSNRFALVSCHGVDTWEERITKEKASVGSTFNMWNVLAERVEKDDVDFVVLAGDQVYMDKAFEGKLANANSESIYDVYYKFWSDPAYLRVISRIPSFLMWDDHDLLDGFGSRNDQFNKSGKEEGIFSEYRKKLTQAFYEMQAVRNPSKIKFKVGEIQNFSTSVEVNGDHFHILDLRSERNSFQGILMGDDAWTQLEERTSRTKNGKRHFFVSPVTYFRMDEYTEGNIAEFANYLWNTLRWIEKLPGSRLIKALVWFSFFAMLFLSTQIPSKAGAHFGSSIVLFFLALFFLISEYFRNNKKNSKTVHKLMMFAGGIFGGLASAAILLNLMRENAWYSVGDYLQEFKSVIPNVFLDNWEVLAAALSLVVGGYVVSLLNKSKWPKLRAIVLALLALGTVAALAWTGFPDREPQWGHLINTVALLLSLFYLIVAFLESLNLLDEAAGIDDDVKDGWSSEVNRGELHKFLKLILDRKGKIIPYILSGDIHTGGLSMVSAKSKDSVVRIPQIVSSPITYEPMNHRAEMLTTTKEIREPQVGDLTMEAFNIFYRSERNFAIIDCGSRDGGIKVEFYFEDMVAQKMGPLGCQCGPKGIVGIGALREVTLLEQ